A region of the Vibrio tubiashii genome:
AAATTGCTAAGCAAGCCCCTAAGCTCATGGCAAGAATTGAAAGCTTAGCAGAACGTATCCTTGCTGCTTAGGCTGAAACTGAAATTTTATTTCTAGAAAAGTGTAATTTCTCTATCAAGACAAGCCACAAAGATGAATTTTCCAACCACAGAATCGGTAATTCTGTAGTTTAGACAAAATTTTGTTTGAGGCTTGTCATATAATAGCCAATTGCCTTGTAGAAAAGTTGCCGTAAACCTTTTGCTTAGGTTTATACTGGTTCCATGGCGCTGGATTGCACTTACCTTTTTGGGTAACACTTTGTTCCCCATCACTAAATATTCGGGTATATCCAGTGAGTTGTTCTCTATACCCTCGTGAACACTATGAACACATTAGAAAAAATTCAAAAAAACCTAGAAAACTTTAGCAAGTCTGAGCGTAAAGTTGCCGAAGTCATCATGGCATCGCCACAAACTGCTATCCATTCTAGTATTGCTACACTGGCAAAAATGGCTGATGTAAGTGAGCCAACTGTTAACCGCTTCTGTCGTCGTTTGGATACCAAAGGTTTTCCAGACTTTAAACTTCATCTTGCTCAAAGCTTGGCTAACGGTACTCCTTACGTTAACCGAAATGTTGAAGAAGATGATGGCCCTGATGCATACACGCATAAGATTTTCGAATCTACGATGGCATGTTTGGATGTCGCTAAGAACAGCTTAGATCCAATGCAGGTTAATCGTGCCGTCGATTTGCTTACTCAAGCTAAGCGCATCTCATTTTTTGGTTTAGGTGCTTCATCTGCTGTCGCGAAAGATGCGCAAAACAAGTTCATTCGCTTTAATATCCCAATTACTTGCTTTGAAGACATCGTCATGCAGCGTATGAGCTGTATTAACTGTACTGA
Encoded here:
- a CDS encoding MurR/RpiR family transcriptional regulator, yielding MNTLEKIQKNLENFSKSERKVAEVIMASPQTAIHSSIATLAKMADVSEPTVNRFCRRLDTKGFPDFKLHLAQSLANGTPYVNRNVEEDDGPDAYTHKIFESTMACLDVAKNSLDPMQVNRAVDLLTQAKRISFFGLGASSAVAKDAQNKFIRFNIPITCFEDIVMQRMSCINCTDNDVIVLISHTGRTKSQVEIANLARENGATVIAITAKDSPLDKASSLSISLDVPEDTDVYMPMASRVVQMTVIDVLATGFTLRRGTGFRENLKRVKDVLKDSRYDKLSQF